A single window of Anopheles moucheti chromosome 2, idAnoMoucSN_F20_07, whole genome shotgun sequence DNA harbors:
- the LOC128303972 gene encoding golgin subfamily A member 2, translating to MADKAEKIAAARKKLKQYQARQKDRDHEPQEPCTEPTPPDIGQPAGVPSHQSPSPQPPFFGSSHPPIGTLLQDDFNGGSFTSVELNAPKSSTSNDGTAVSISNYFSSSTFAISHPPGAVDLFENVEPKLASVPAPSAAPASLAEVRQPEPPVDASVYNINKLSDEIGNLIANANADLGPQNTILELESEKADLARQLNAEKLENDELRLRLRNNQSLVDELKIEIDKLRLENSTRVTVELGPLQEQLQMQIQAVGVLVGEKAELTASLGKCKSLLQERSVENDELQHRLQDTNATVQKLQGELNEAKNHGQRYEQLEQTISNQVGEYQREAERFRKLHEELQEDLAELRQKLTVRNEEYQAAQQMLDQTRSELGLAKIRIDQLTTDDGQDYNAKIESLTQQNLIKAQQIKDLQEVIKQIGTERDQSSQQYQNYVLHLNKEISNLAEKIQELTDENNRLSKSEETAVRFANELERQIQQQMQKLQRVYAGQQEAKADDTDSNFKLREDHDKLKAELDTLRISHERLEREKEELMNGNVSKENEQKNDYETQIKQYEEQIAQLQLTVERLQLDKPDVAKLLVEIESGRVGASRAVTQNQELKSQLEEMQRAFVQISNDKLNLTDKLQTELHLGKEMKANYGNLESELGAIREKLHYKDEEMIRLAHENTELSKQIYQQNQEIDRLRYYESRSNDVATLQRELELQNRTADELRRQLREGSVSGESPVLVNGDQAAHEHTTDTSTLQQEIDTLRQEKGELLKALNRFQQDRTQDATEGPPNGVGAFDRQSSIVSSIPTMEAMEKLQQRFKRTMVEVAELTEEKQRLEHLVLQLQGETETIGEYITLYQQQRRLLKQKDMERDLQLQQLADDREMMKLKLKELNYLVHRLVQEQQEEGGEHDHGSHHHHHHHHHASLNNSSSSSGGSGYNYSQLDTNSTHVNNTSPGPGPGAPGHDDVVTASMGAPSPPGADGDYHHSSLPLPKVHIKPTETAGRILSLLTDIKEANIPYGSGVQHCSCCSGRLETV from the exons atggcagacaaggcAGAGAAAATTGCTGCTGCaagaaaaaag CTGAAGCAATATCAGGCGCGACAGAAGGACCGAGATCATGAGCCGCAGGAACCATGCACTGAGCCGACACCGCCTGACATAGGTCAACCGGCAGGGGTACCATCACATCAGTCGCCATCTCCACAACCACCGTTCTTTGGGAGCAGCCATCCTCCCATCGGTACACTGCTTCAAGATGATTTCAACGGTGGAAGCTTCACATCGGTGGAACTGAACGCTCCCAAATCCTCCACCTCGAACGATGGAACAGCTGTTTCGATTTCGAACtacttcagcagcagcacattcGCTATTTCCCATCCGCCGGGTGCGGtggatttgtttgaaaatgtcgAACCGAAGCTTGCCTCGGTACCGGCTCCATCAGCTGCCCCAGCATCGTTGGCGGAGGTCCGACAACCGGAACCACCAGTTGATGCCAGCGTgtacaacatcaacaaactgTCGGACGAAATCGGTAACCTTATCGCGAATGCGAATGCTGATCTTGGGCCACAAAACACGATACTGGAACTGGAATCGGAAAAGGCCGATCTGGCGCGACAATTGAACGCAGAGAAGCTGGAAAACGATGAACTGCGGTTGCggctgcgcaacaaccagtcgCTAGTAGATGAACTGAAGATCGAGATCGATAAGCTGCGGTTGGAGAACAGTACGCGCGTTACGGTGGAACTGGGTCCACTGCAGGAACAACTTCAGATGCAAATTCAAGCCGTCGGTGTGTTGGTTGGTGAGAAAGCGGAACTTACCGCATCGCTGGGAAAGTGTAAATCTCTCCTGCAGGAACGATCGGTCGAAAATGATGAGCTGCAACATCGTCTGCAAGACACGAACGCTACTGTACAGAAGCTGCAAGGTGAGTTAAATGAAGCGAAAAACCACGGGCAACGGTATGAACAGCTGGAGCAGACGATCAGCAACCAGGTCGGAGAATACCAGCGCGAAGCAGAACGTTTCCGCAAGCTGCACGAAGAGCTGCAGGAAGATTTAGCCGAGCTGCGCCAAAAGCTTACAGTACGGAATGAAGAGTATCAAGCAGCGCAGCAAATGCTCGACCAGACACGATCCGAACTGGGCCTGGCGAAGATACGCATCGATCAGCTAACCACAGACGATGGGCAGGATTATAATGCGAAAATCGAATCACTTACCCAGCAGAATCTTATCAAAGCGCAGCAAATCAAGGATCTGCAGGAGGTTATTAAACAGATCGGCACGGAACGGGACCAGAGCAGCCAGCAATACCAGAACTATGTGCTGCATTTGAACAAGGAAATAAGCAATCTGGCTGAAAAGATTCAGGAGCTGACGGATGAGAACAATCGGCTATCGAAGAGTGAGGAGACGGCCGTACGCTTTGCAAACGAGCTCGAGCGTCAGATACAGCAGCAGATGCAAAAGTTGCAGCGGGTATATGCCGGACAGCAGGAAGCGAAAGCAGACGATACCGACAGTAATTTTAAGTTGCGCGAAGATCACGACAAGCTAAAAGCGGAACTAGACACACTGCGCATCAGTCACGAAAGGTTGGAACGTGAAAAGGAAGAACTTATG aATGGAAACGTTTCCAAAGAGAATGAGCAGAAAAATGATTATGAAACGCAGATTAAACAGTACGAAGAGCAAATAGCTCAACTACAACTTACGGTGGAAAGACTCCAGCTGGATAAACCGGATGTGGCGAAGCTGCTGGTGGAGATTGAAAGTGGCCGCGTCGGTGCTTCCCGTGCCGTAACGCAGAACCAGGAGCTCAAGTCTCAGCTGGAAGAAATGCAGCGGGCGTTTGTGCAGATT AGCAATGACAAACTAAACCTCACGGATAAGCTGCAAACGGAACTACACCTCGGAAAGGAGATGAAAGCTAACTACGGCAATCTCGAATCCGAGTTGGGTGCCATCCGTGAGAAGCTACACTACAAAGACGAAGAAATGATCCGTCTGGCGCACGAAAACACCGAACTGAGCAAGCAAATTTATCAACAGAATCAAGAAATCGATCGATTACGCTACTACGAGTCCCGATCGAACGATGTAGCTACGTTGCAGCGCGAACTGGAGCTGCAGAATCGTACCGCTGATGAGCTGCGGCGCCAGTTGCGCGAGGGTTCCGTTTCGGGCGAATCACCCGTGCTGGTAAACGGTGATCAAGCGGCCCACGAACATACGACCGACACTAGCACGCTGCAGCAAGAGATCGATACGCTTCGACAGGAGAAGGGCGAATTGCTAAAAGCCTTGAACCGATTCCAGCAAGATCGTACGCAAGACGCTACCGAAGGACCACCGAACGGTGTCGGTGCGTTCGATCGCCAATCGTCCATCGTGAGCAGCATCCCAACGATGGAAGCGATGGAAAAGTTACAGCAGCGCTTCAAACGTACCATGGTTGAGGTGGCCGAATTGACCGAGGAAAAGCAACGGCTCGAACATTTGGTGTTACAACTGCAGGGCGAAACGGAAACCATCGGTGAATACATCACGCTTTATCAACAGCAAAGAAGATTGCTGAAGCAAAAGGACATGGAGCGCGATCTTCAGCTTCAGCAGCTGGCAGACGATCGTGAGATGATGAAACTCAAGCTGAAGGAGCTTAACTATTTGGTGCATCGGTTGGTCCAGGAACAGCAGGAGGAAGGTGGTGAACATGATCACGGAtcccatcatcaccatcaccatcatcatcatgcttcGTTGAACaatagtagcagcagtagtggtggtagtggttACAACTACAGTCAGTTGGACACGAACAGTACGCATGTGAATAATACTAGTCCTGGTCCGGGGCCCGGTGCACCGGGTCATGACGATGTCGTGACGGCTTCAATGGGAGCACCTTCACCACCCGGTGCTGATGGGGATTACCACCATTCATCACTGCCATTACCAAAGGTGCACATTAAACCAACGGAAACGGCTGGTCGCATCCTTTCGCTGTTGACCGACATCAAGGAGGCAAATATTCCGTACGGTAGCGGTGTACAGCACTGCTCCTGTTGTTCCGGCCGGTTGGAAACGGTTTAG
- the LOC128297418 gene encoding GDP-fucose protein O-fucosyltransferase 1, with translation MYYFVVLLLCVVIGLVQPITVDDNGYIMYCPCMGRFGNQADHFLGSFGFAKALNRTLVLPPWVEYRKGEIRSIQVPFDTYFQIAPLQAFHRVITMENFMKSLAPTLWPPEKRISFCYTERMGLDGTAGHGCNAKSGNPFGPFWDTFEVEFASSEFFGPKLNYDVHHGDNMARKWNERYAGDKWPVLAFTGAPAVFPVQQANLPLQRYLRWSVKYEDEAKQFIRDVLPKGAFIGIHLRNGIDWVRACEHVKESSNLFSSPQCLGYRNEHGQLTGEICMPSRDTIVRQLKRRIKLHRETAPDNPIRAVFVASDSNHMLGDLNDALKRIDVTVVRHPDATPHLDLAILGRSNHFIGNCISSYSAFVKRERDSNGFPSSFWAFPPEKPIPKSKSATTQQHEEL, from the exons ATGTATTACTTTGTAGTGCTTCTTCTGTGTGTCGTTATTGGATTGGTTCAGCCGATCACGGTGGATGACAATGGCTACATCATGTACTGTCCGTGCATGG gACGATTCGGGAACCAAGCGGATCATTTTCTCGGTTCGTTTGGGTTTGCAAAGGCTCTGAACCGAACGCTCGTTTTGCCACCGTGGGTTGAGTATCGTAAAGGAGAGATACGTTCCATACAGGTGCCGTTCGATACCTACTTCCAGATAGCACCGCTACAAGCATTTCATCGTGTCATAACGATGGAAAACTTTATGAAGTCACTTGCACCAACGCTGTGGCCACCGGAAAAGCGCATCTCGTTCTGCTACACGGAACGCATGGGTCTGGACGGAACTGCCGGCCATGGTTGCAATGCAAAAAGTGGCAATCCATTCGGTCCATTCTGGGACACGTTTGAGGTTGAGTTTGCTAGCTCTGAGTTTTTTGGTCCGAAGCTAAACTACGATGTGCATCACGGTGACAACATGGCTCGAAAGTGGAACGAACGGTACGCGGGCGATAAGTGGCCCGTACTGGCATTTACCGGTGCACCAGCCGTTTTCCCAGTGCAGCAAGCAAATCTCCCACTGCAACGATACCTCCGATGGTCGGTAAAGTACGAGGACGAGGCGAAGCAGTTTATCCGTGACGTACTGCCCAAGGGAGCGTTTATTGGAATTCACCTAAGGAACGGTATCGATTGGGTGCGAGCGTGTGAACACGTGAAGGAAAGCTCCAACTTGTTCTCGTCCCCACAGTGTTTGGGCTATCGGAACGAACACGGCCAGCTGACGGGGGAGATCTGTATGCCATCGCGGGACACCATTGTACGGCAGTTGAAGCGACGCATAAAATTGCACCGTGAAACTGCACCGGATAACCCGATCCGAGCCGTATTCGTAGCCTCGGACAGTAATCACATGCTCGGCGATCTAAACGATGCACTGAAGCGCATAGATGTGACGGTGGTGCGTCATCCGGATGCAACCCCTCATCTGGATCTGGCCATTTTGGGACGTTCTAACCATTTTATCGGTAATTGCATCTCGTCCTACTCGGCGTTTGTGAAGCGTGAGCGCGATTCGAACGGATTTCCTTCCTCATTTTGGGCGTTCCCGCCGGAAAAACCAATCCCCAAATCCAAGAGTGCCACAACGCAACAACACGAAGAACTGTAG
- the LOC128298293 gene encoding uncharacterized protein LOC128298293: MTEFCELTLETKGFYGVDFSKQLDQIKCLVFDMECLWFEVVPIAALIKRQKEQNPNLDCTEALIDQTLLARGSANYSANTVEGCVHFAAKYYLDNYPIRFQFLLQRATPQEISRHYIKPLWRTLLRQGAEIRVLVEELKRKDVEIAQYQAEGARLNRTTVQTDTFDEEKFRQALPVQLPVESVYVQNLLNSDVHRSNLMKTLELEHNIGDSARSRNKLPVPAHQQFNSPSRRRKKRPRPMMVPDVTKTSIQYEHEEDD; this comes from the coding sequence ATGACGGAGTTTTGTGAACTTACGCTAGAAACAAAAGGATTTTACGGTGTGGACTTTTCCAAGCAGTTGGATCAAATCAAGTGCCTTGTGTTCGACATGGAGTGCCTTTGGTTCGAAGTGGTACCAATTGCGGCTCTTATCAAGCGCCAAAAGGAACAAAATCCAAATCTGGACTGTACCGAGGCCCTGATCGACCAAACGCTGCTGGCCAGGGGCAGTGCAAACTACAGTGCGAATACCGTCGAAGGCTGTGTACACTTTGCTGCCAAATACTATCTGGACAACTATCCAATCAGGTTTCAGTTTCTCCTACAGCGGGCCACGCCACAAGAAATTTCCCGTCATTACATCAAACCGCTGTGGCGCACCTTGCTTCGCCAGGGAGCGGAAATTCGTGTGCTTGTGGAAGAATTGAAACGAAAAGATGTAGAAATAGCACAGTATCAAGCGGAAGGGGCTCGGCTAAACAGAACCACCGTGCAAACGGACACGTTCGATGAGGAGAAGTTCCGGCAAGCGTTGCCGGTTCAACTGCCGGTGGAAAGTGTGTACGTACAGAATCTTTTAAATAGTGACGTGCACCGTAGCAATCTAATGAAAACGTTAGAGCTTGAGCATAACATCGGCGATTCGGCAAGAAGCAGAAACAAGCTGCCAGTTCCTGCCCACCAGCAGTTTAACTCACCTTCAAGACGAAGGAAAAAACGTCCAAGACCGATGATGGTGCCAGATGTTACTAAAACTTCCATCCAGTATGAACATGAAGAGGACGATTGA